In Streptococcus parasuis, the following proteins share a genomic window:
- a CDS encoding O-methyltransferase, whose product MVESYSKNANHNMRRPVVKEEIVDFMRTRQAQNTGFLKELEEFARQENIPIIPHETVAFFRILMQTLQPQEILEIGTAIGFSALLMAENSPKSHVTTIDRNEEMIGFAKENFAKYDYRQQIDLLEGEAMDLLPTLPDDTYDFVFMDSAKSKYIVFLPEVLKKVKVGGLIVLDDIFQGGDIAKDIKEVRRGQRTIYRGLQRLFQATLNHPDLTASLVSMSDGLLMIRKNSANITLEIEG is encoded by the coding sequence ATGGTTGAATCTTACTCAAAAAATGCAAACCACAATATGCGCCGTCCTGTCGTTAAGGAAGAAATTGTGGACTTTATGCGAACACGTCAGGCGCAAAATACAGGGTTTTTGAAAGAACTGGAAGAGTTTGCTCGTCAAGAAAATATTCCAATTATTCCACATGAAACAGTTGCTTTCTTTCGGATTTTGATGCAAACCTTGCAGCCTCAAGAAATATTAGAAATTGGGACAGCTATTGGTTTTTCAGCACTATTAATGGCTGAGAACAGTCCAAAATCACACGTTACAACCATCGATCGAAATGAAGAAATGATTGGTTTTGCTAAGGAGAACTTTGCAAAATACGACTACCGTCAGCAGATTGATTTACTTGAAGGGGAAGCAATGGATTTGTTACCAACTCTCCCTGATGATACCTATGACTTTGTCTTCATGGACTCTGCTAAGTCTAAATACATTGTCTTTTTACCTGAAGTATTGAAAAAGGTAAAAGTTGGTGGTTTGATTGTTCTTGATGATATTTTTCAGGGTGGTGATATCGCAAAGGACATTAAGGAAGTTCGTAGAGGACAACGAACCATCTACAGGGGTCTACAACGCTTGTTTCAGGCAACCTTAAATCATCCAGATTTGACTGCTAGTTTGGTTTCAATGAGCGATGGATTACTGATGATTCGTAAGAATAGTGCTAATATTACCCTTGAAATAGAAGGTTAG
- a CDS encoding DUF6630 family protein produces MLTEELLQDIFELADLMSNGDRELFITLREVVFATDPNKILDDMERILDPITFDQFIAKVGESEKENLWLILMTLLENGEYICVRNHNEQLTDFIHHFDRLQHVRSAGISLALDSDGLVPTATIPEWAAVIDRKYGNEGYCLGAVDINSDSYVLFFNQRTQFERIQELAQNVGYTIKLAEQLS; encoded by the coding sequence ATGTTAACGGAAGAACTGCTACAGGATATTTTTGAACTGGCGGACCTCATGTCAAATGGAGATCGAGAACTGTTTATTACATTAAGGGAAGTTGTTTTTGCGACTGATCCAAATAAAATTCTCGATGATATGGAACGCATTTTGGATCCGATAACCTTTGATCAATTTATTGCTAAGGTCGGTGAGTCGGAAAAAGAAAATCTTTGGTTAATTTTGATGACCTTGTTGGAAAATGGGGAGTATATTTGTGTAAGAAATCATAACGAACAACTGACTGATTTTATCCATCACTTCGATCGACTTCAACATGTTCGATCAGCAGGTATATCCCTAGCTTTAGATTCTGATGGGCTTGTACCAACAGCAACTATTCCAGAGTGGGCAGCAGTGATTGATCGTAAATATGGTAATGAAGGTTATTGTCTTGGCGCTGTGGATATAAATTCGGATTCGTATGTTTTATTCTTCAATCAAAGAACTCAATTTGAACGCATTCAAGAGTTAGCGCAAAATGTGGGATACACTATTAAATTGGCCGAACAATTGTCATGA
- the pepF gene encoding oligoendopeptidase F: MSKQRQEIEEKYQWDLTTIFPTDEAWEEELASLQAETEATKDFAGHLLDSAKSLLDISETQLGLMRRIEKLYVYASMKNDQDTREGKYQEFQAKAMGLYSVFSQAFAFYEPEFMAITEEQLKAFMDEEPTLVQYSHQFEKLLAAKDHVLSQEIEEVLAATSEIFESPAETFSVLDNASILFPEIADEEGHLVPLSHGNYIHFMESKNRDVRQEAYEAMYGTYEQFQHTYAKTLQSNVKVNNLKARLRKYDSARHASLAANFIPESVYDILVEAVNKHLPLLHRYINLRKKLLGIDDLKMYDMYTPLSDFSTKISYEDALKKCQETLEIFGEDYSAIVKEAFENRWIDVHVNEGKRSGAYSGGAYDTNAFMLLNWQDNLDNMYTLIHETGHSLHSMLTRKTQPYVYGHYSLFLAEIASTTNENLLTEKLLAEVEDDKERFAILNHYLDGFRGTVFRQTQFAEFEQAIYKADQEGQVLTADFLNELYGQTNEKYYGLSAEENPEIQFEWARIPHFYYNFYVYQYATGFAAASALANKIVNGSPEDKENYLNYLKAGSSDYSLNVIAKAGVDMTKEDYLNDAFKVFEVRLEELEALVEKGVHL; this comes from the coding sequence ATGTCTAAACAACGTCAAGAAATTGAAGAAAAATACCAGTGGGATTTGACCACTATTTTTCCAACCGATGAAGCTTGGGAAGAAGAATTAGCTTCATTACAAGCAGAAACAGAAGCGACAAAGGATTTTGCTGGCCACTTGCTTGATTCGGCTAAAAGTCTCTTAGATATTAGTGAAACACAACTCGGTCTCATGCGTCGCATTGAAAAACTCTATGTCTATGCGTCTATGAAGAACGACCAAGATACGCGTGAAGGCAAATACCAGGAATTTCAGGCTAAAGCCATGGGCTTGTATTCGGTCTTTTCACAGGCTTTTGCCTTCTATGAGCCTGAATTTATGGCCATTACTGAGGAGCAGTTGAAAGCATTCATGGATGAAGAGCCAACCTTGGTGCAGTACAGCCATCAATTTGAAAAACTCTTAGCAGCTAAGGACCACGTTTTGTCACAAGAAATTGAAGAAGTATTGGCAGCTACGAGTGAGATTTTCGAATCTCCAGCTGAAACCTTCTCTGTTTTGGATAATGCAAGTATCCTATTCCCTGAAATTGCGGATGAAGAGGGACATTTGGTACCACTTTCTCACGGTAACTATATCCACTTTATGGAGTCTAAAAACCGCGACGTCCGTCAAGAAGCATATGAGGCCATGTACGGAACCTATGAGCAGTTCCAGCATACCTACGCTAAGACTCTGCAGTCTAATGTTAAGGTCAATAACCTGAAAGCACGTTTACGGAAGTACGACTCAGCCCGTCACGCATCACTTGCAGCCAATTTTATTCCAGAATCTGTTTACGATATATTAGTGGAGGCAGTCAACAAGCACCTCCCGCTCTTGCACCGTTATATCAATTTGCGTAAGAAACTCTTGGGTATTGATGACTTGAAGATGTACGATATGTACACACCATTGTCAGATTTTAGCACCAAGATTTCCTATGAAGATGCACTCAAGAAATGCCAAGAAACCTTGGAAATTTTTGGTGAGGATTATTCGGCTATTGTGAAGGAAGCCTTCGAAAATCGTTGGATTGACGTCCATGTCAATGAAGGAAAACGCTCAGGAGCATATTCAGGTGGTGCCTACGACACCAACGCCTTCATGCTTCTCAACTGGCAGGATAATTTGGATAATATGTACACCCTTATCCATGAAACAGGGCATTCTCTTCACTCTATGTTGACTCGTAAGACTCAACCCTATGTCTATGGTCATTATTCACTTTTCTTAGCTGAAATTGCGTCAACAACCAATGAAAATCTTTTGACAGAAAAACTCTTGGCAGAAGTAGAAGATGACAAGGAACGCTTTGCTATTCTTAACCATTACCTAGATGGTTTCCGTGGCACAGTCTTCCGTCAGACACAATTTGCCGAGTTTGAACAAGCTATCTATAAGGCAGACCAGGAAGGTCAAGTCTTGACGGCTGATTTCCTAAATGAATTGTACGGTCAGACAAACGAGAAATACTACGGACTTTCTGCAGAAGAAAATCCAGAAATCCAGTTTGAGTGGGCTCGCATTCCACACTTCTATTACAATTTCTATGTCTATCAATATGCGACAGGTTTTGCGGCAGCATCAGCTCTTGCAAACAAGATTGTCAATGGTAGTCCAGAAGACAAAGAAAACTATCTCAACTACTTAAAGGCTGGTAGCTCAGATTATTCCCTCAACGTCATTGCAAAAGCAGGTGTAGATATGACCAAGGAAGACTATCTTAATGATGCTTTCAAAGTTTTTGAAGTTCGTTTGGAAGAATTAGAAGCTCTCGTTGAGAAAGGTGTGCACCTCTAA
- a CDS encoding competence protein CoiA: MLVALDEDGQVFNVLENPAPQGRYSCPGCGGLVRYKSGKVLRSHFAHVTLRDCHYFSENESAQHLSLKSCLYRWLVNAERVELEKCLPSIGQIADLFVNDRLVLEVQCSSLPISRLQLRTQAYREAGYQVLWLLGKDLWLKERLTNLHKQFLSFSMNMGFHLWELDDEKKELRLRYLIHEDLRGKVHCLTKVFPFGEGNLLDILRLPFAKQILSSMTCPMDEDLPHYIAQQLYFKSPKWLALQAEAYGRGENLLTKTALDWFPHIRLPRSAIGFAQIQVNLNSVYQDFDSYYIRVKDKRNQVLYPPVIYLKK; this comes from the coding sequence ATGTTAGTTGCACTTGATGAAGATGGACAAGTTTTTAATGTCTTGGAAAATCCTGCGCCGCAAGGTCGCTATTCTTGTCCAGGTTGTGGAGGCCTGGTTCGATACAAATCCGGAAAAGTTCTGCGTTCGCACTTTGCCCATGTCACCCTGCGGGACTGCCACTATTTTTCCGAGAATGAGTCTGCACAGCATCTGTCCCTCAAGTCTTGTCTGTACAGGTGGTTAGTCAATGCTGAACGAGTTGAACTTGAAAAATGCCTGCCTAGTATAGGTCAGATAGCGGACTTATTTGTCAATGATCGTTTAGTCTTGGAAGTCCAATGTTCTAGTCTGCCGATTTCTCGTTTGCAGCTGAGGACGCAAGCCTATCGTGAGGCTGGTTATCAGGTTCTTTGGTTGCTTGGTAAGGATTTGTGGCTCAAGGAACGACTGACTAATTTGCACAAGCAATTTCTCTCTTTTAGTATGAATATGGGGTTTCACCTCTGGGAATTGGATGACGAGAAAAAAGAATTGCGGCTCCGTTACCTTATTCATGAAGACTTACGAGGTAAGGTCCACTGTCTGACAAAGGTTTTTCCATTTGGCGAGGGAAATTTATTAGACATCTTGCGTCTGCCCTTTGCAAAGCAAATTCTATCTAGCATGACTTGTCCAATGGATGAAGATTTGCCTCACTACATTGCACAACAGCTTTATTTCAAATCTCCCAAATGGCTCGCCCTGCAAGCAGAGGCTTATGGACGTGGAGAAAATCTACTGACCAAGACAGCATTAGACTGGTTTCCCCACATCCGACTGCCCCGCTCTGCCATTGGCTTTGCCCAGATACAAGTAAATTTGAACTCGGTTTACCAGGACTTTGATAGCTATTATATTAGGGTTAAAGACAAGAGAAATCAAGTCCTTTATCCACCGGTTATTTACCTTAAAAAATAA
- the metG gene encoding methionine--tRNA ligase — translation MTKTPFYITTPIYYPSGKLHIGSAYTTIACDVLARYKRLMGHDVYYLTGLDEHGQKIEEKAKEAGLTPQAYVDGMAVGVKELWKLLDISYDKFIRTTDDYHEQVVADVFEKLLAQDDIYLGEYSGWYSVSDEEFFTESQLAEVFRDENGKVTGGIAPSGHEVAWVSEESYFLRLSKYQDKLVEFFNAHPDFIQPDGRMNEIMKNFIEPGLEDLAVSRTSFTWGVPVPSNPKHVVYVWIDALLNYATALGYGQEETANYDKFWNGTVYHMVGKDILRFHSIYWPIMLMMLDMKLPDRLVAHGWFVMKDGKMSKSKGNVVYPEMLVERFGLDPLRYYLMRSLPVGSDGTFTPEDYVGRINYELANDLGNLLNRTVAMINKYFGGQVPTFVANVTDFDADLAAVVADNLASYHKYMEAVDYPRALEAVWNIISRTNKYIDETAPWVLAKDEADRDKLAAVMAHLTAGLRVVAHLIQPFMMTTSNAIMEQLGLGTEFDLENLDFAGLPAGLTVVAKGTPIFPRLDMEEEIAYIQAQMGGSSAISQEEEKEWNPADVELKNEKAAIKFEDFDKVEIRVAEVKEVAKVEGSDKLLKFRLDAGDGEDRQILSGIAKYYPNEQELVGKKVQIVANLKPRKMMGLLSQGMILSAEHDGNLTLLTVDPSVPNGSQIG, via the coding sequence ATGACAAAAACACCGTTTTATATCACTACACCGATTTATTATCCGTCTGGAAAACTTCATATCGGTTCAGCTTACACGACCATTGCCTGTGATGTATTGGCTCGTTACAAACGCCTTATGGGGCATGATGTCTATTATTTAACAGGTCTTGATGAGCACGGTCAAAAGATTGAGGAGAAGGCAAAAGAGGCTGGATTAACTCCACAAGCTTATGTAGATGGCATGGCGGTCGGAGTGAAAGAACTTTGGAAACTTCTTGATATTTCATATGATAAGTTTATTCGCACAACAGACGATTACCATGAACAAGTGGTGGCAGATGTTTTTGAAAAATTGCTAGCGCAAGATGATATTTACTTGGGTGAATATTCCGGTTGGTACTCTGTATCAGACGAGGAATTCTTCACTGAAAGCCAATTGGCAGAGGTATTCCGTGATGAAAATGGTAAGGTAACAGGTGGGATTGCTCCAAGTGGACATGAGGTTGCTTGGGTATCAGAAGAGTCCTACTTCCTCCGCCTCAGCAAATATCAAGATAAATTGGTTGAATTCTTCAATGCTCACCCAGACTTTATCCAACCTGATGGTCGAATGAATGAAATCATGAAAAACTTCATCGAGCCAGGCTTGGAAGATTTGGCAGTATCCCGTACATCCTTTACATGGGGAGTACCTGTTCCGTCTAATCCAAAACACGTTGTTTACGTATGGATAGATGCTCTGCTTAACTATGCGACAGCCTTGGGCTATGGTCAGGAAGAAACAGCCAACTATGACAAGTTCTGGAATGGAACTGTTTACCACATGGTTGGAAAAGACATTCTTCGCTTCCATTCCATTTACTGGCCAATCATGCTCATGATGTTGGATATGAAGTTGCCAGACCGCTTGGTTGCTCATGGCTGGTTTGTCATGAAAGATGGCAAGATGTCCAAGTCTAAGGGCAATGTGGTCTATCCAGAAATGCTGGTCGAACGTTTCGGCTTGGATCCACTTCGTTACTACCTCATGCGTAGTCTGCCAGTTGGCTCTGACGGCACCTTCACACCAGAAGATTACGTTGGTCGTATTAACTACGAACTGGCCAACGACCTTGGAAACTTGCTCAACCGTACGGTTGCTATGATTAACAAGTATTTCGGCGGTCAGGTACCAACCTTTGTTGCTAACGTGACTGATTTTGATGCGGACTTGGCGGCAGTAGTAGCTGACAACTTGGCAAGCTACCACAAGTATATGGAAGCTGTTGACTATCCACGCGCTTTGGAAGCTGTTTGGAATATCATCTCCCGTACCAACAAGTACATCGATGAAACTGCACCTTGGGTCTTGGCTAAGGACGAAGCGGACCGTGACAAGTTGGCAGCAGTCATGGCTCACTTAACAGCAGGTCTTCGTGTGGTGGCTCACCTCATTCAGCCATTTATGATGACCACTTCAAATGCTATTATGGAACAACTTGGTTTGGGAACAGAATTTGACCTTGAAAATCTCGACTTTGCAGGTCTTCCAGCAGGTTTGACCGTAGTCGCAAAAGGCACGCCTATCTTCCCACGTCTGGATATGGAAGAGGAAATCGCCTATATCCAAGCCCAAATGGGTGGCAGCTCTGCTATTTCCCAAGAGGAAGAAAAAGAGTGGAACCCAGCTGACGTGGAACTCAAAAACGAAAAAGCTGCGATCAAGTTCGAGGACTTCGACAAGGTGGAAATCCGCGTGGCCGAAGTCAAGGAAGTAGCCAAAGTGGAGGGTTCTGACAAGCTGCTCAAATTCCGCCTGGACGCAGGTGATGGCGAAGACCGCCAAATCTTGTCTGGTATCGCCAAGTACTATCCAAATGAGCAAGAGTTGGTCGGCAAGAAAGTCCAAATCGTTGCCAACCTCAAGCCACGTAAGATGATGGGCTTGCTCAGCCAGGGCATGATCCTATCAGCCGAACACGACGGCAACTTAACCCTCTTAACAGTCGACCCATCTGTGCCAAACGGCAGTCAGATTGGGTAA
- a CDS encoding DUF1361 domain-containing protein has protein sequence MFTKKNCLIHLFFLVIATGLYRYGIKAPDLTWNMFLALVSLDFAILTHFSKNGFIKFITAVLWLFFYPNTFYMVTDIVHMHFANTVLWQRESMILFMLYVPSIFFGVMSGVESLRLIFSAFAIKSYWLRLVLIGGLSFLSSFAIHIGRYARLNSWDIFTRPTVVVNEMIDVISWAALPFILGFTFIQIMVLVFAIDE, from the coding sequence ATGTTTACTAAGAAAAATTGTCTTATCCACCTATTCTTCCTTGTTATTGCTACTGGACTCTATCGTTACGGTATCAAGGCACCTGATTTAACTTGGAATATGTTTTTGGCCTTGGTTTCATTAGATTTTGCTATTCTGACCCATTTTTCTAAAAATGGATTCATCAAATTCATCACCGCTGTCCTTTGGCTTTTCTTTTATCCAAACACATTTTACATGGTGACAGATATTGTTCATATGCACTTTGCCAACACAGTTCTATGGCAACGAGAAAGTATGATTCTATTTATGCTTTATGTCCCAAGTATTTTCTTTGGGGTCATGAGCGGTGTGGAAAGTTTAAGACTTATCTTCTCCGCTTTTGCCATCAAATCCTATTGGCTCCGCCTAGTCCTAATTGGCGGCCTGTCCTTTCTCTCTAGTTTTGCAATCCATATTGGTCGCTATGCTCGACTGAATTCCTGGGACATTTTTACTCGACCAACAGTCGTTGTCAATGAAATGATCGATGTTATTTCATGGGCAGCACTGCCATTTATTTTAGGATTTACATTTATCCAAATTATGGTCCTGGTCTTCGCGATTGATGAATAA
- a CDS encoding DEAD/DEAH box helicase family protein — MKLQFKQQQFQLDAVASVVDVFAGQGKHSGFDYHMDKGQGMGAELDMNFIGFRNAPIQLSQDTISQQVRSQQLRYGLKPSEKLSIQKVEGRPSYNLTIEMETGTGKTYTYIRTLMELNKQYGWLKFIIVVPSIAIREGVLKSFEIMADHFQMEYGKKPRYFVYDSSRLGELDKFANSSDIQVMIINSQAFNATGADARRIHTEQESFRWRKPIDVIAATNPILIIDEPQSVEGKKTKERLEDFKPLFTLRYSATHKDKHDMIYRLDALDAYNKKLVKKIAVKTVEQTSTTGTQGYLYLQELVPQKSGAPKARIEFEMRTKSGDVKRVTKLVEQNFALFEESGNLPAYQDGWTLSHFDAREGENSIQIGANRKLHVGEVIGETNEDDIRRIQIRETIASHLQKEEGLYKRGIKVLSLFFIDEVAKYKCYDEQNDAYNGTYAQMFEEEYEAQVKALLADPNLHGSNFWHYLNNHQEGNPVHAGYFSVDKVKKSDKVKFVDYKSATEKRNNQSNDKDAFDLIMKDKERLLSFDEPVRFIFSHSALKEGWDNPNVFQICTLKNTGTETEKRQKIGRGMRLAVDQKGVRQDEELLGADVHNINKLTVIANESYEDFAKNLQRELKEILADRPSKVEVDLFVNKVLENEAGQKLTVTKEVAKKIVHQLIQQKYIDGEDNLTATYFEQKETSQFVLSENLAGYEVAVKDILESIYDANCYQIERENDSEVVFAREINHDNYNRQEFKRLWESIHHKSTYYVEFDDEELIEKSVKVINEALFVKKPSYMITEAEAREMKAEQGLDFKVNKDGKRQAELDKSSIQLRYDLLGEIASRTELKRKTVANILKQISPSKFDMFAFNPEAFIQRTSRLINEQKASQVIEHIRYNILEETFDSSVFTDNPESGKLSDKRILESQKGVYNYVKVDSDTEKKFKEELDQFEDVMVYTKLPSRFKISTPLGDYNPDWAIAFRDGSVKHVYFVAETKGSMSTLQLKGAELAKIECAKAHFKALKEKGLIADDRIYDVVDSYEKLLEIVRGYD, encoded by the coding sequence ATGAAACTTCAATTTAAGCAGCAGCAATTTCAGTTGGATGCGGTGGCCTCGGTTGTGGATGTTTTTGCTGGTCAGGGTAAACATAGCGGTTTTGATTACCACATGGATAAAGGTCAGGGAATGGGTGCGGAACTGGACATGAATTTTATCGGTTTCCGCAATGCTCCCATCCAACTTTCACAGGATACTATCAGCCAGCAGGTACGAAGTCAGCAGCTCCGCTATGGACTAAAACCATCCGAAAAACTATCTATCCAAAAAGTCGAAGGTCGTCCGTCTTACAATTTGACCATTGAGATGGAGACAGGGACAGGGAAGACCTATACTTATATCCGCACCCTGATGGAGCTCAACAAGCAGTATGGCTGGCTCAAGTTTATCATTGTGGTGCCGAGCATTGCCATTCGTGAGGGGGTGCTCAAGTCCTTTGAAATCATGGCGGACCATTTCCAGATGGAGTACGGCAAGAAACCTCGCTACTTTGTCTATGACTCTAGCCGTTTGGGAGAGCTGGACAAGTTTGCTAACTCCTCTGACATTCAGGTGATGATTATCAACTCACAAGCCTTTAATGCCACTGGAGCAGATGCCCGTCGTATTCACACCGAGCAGGAAAGTTTCCGCTGGAGAAAGCCCATCGATGTCATCGCGGCAACTAATCCGATTTTGATCATCGATGAGCCTCAGTCGGTTGAGGGGAAAAAGACTAAAGAACGCTTGGAGGACTTCAAGCCCCTATTTACCCTCCGCTACTCAGCGACCCATAAGGACAAGCACGATATGATTTATCGTCTGGATGCCTTGGACGCCTACAATAAAAAGTTGGTCAAGAAGATTGCCGTTAAGACCGTGGAGCAGACTTCTACCACAGGTACACAAGGCTACCTTTATCTGCAAGAACTAGTTCCGCAAAAATCAGGAGCACCCAAGGCTCGGATCGAGTTTGAGATGCGAACCAAGTCAGGTGATGTCAAGCGTGTAACCAAATTGGTTGAGCAAAATTTTGCCCTCTTTGAAGAGTCAGGCAACCTACCAGCCTATCAAGATGGTTGGACCTTGAGTCATTTTGATGCGCGTGAGGGTGAAAATTCCATTCAAATCGGTGCCAATCGCAAACTCCATGTGGGCGAAGTGATTGGGGAAACCAACGAAGATGACATTCGTCGTATCCAGATTCGGGAAACCATTGCCAGTCACCTGCAAAAAGAAGAAGGCCTATATAAACGAGGTATCAAGGTGCTGTCCCTCTTCTTCATCGATGAAGTTGCCAAGTACAAGTGCTACGACGAGCAAAATGATGCCTACAATGGCACCTATGCCCAGATGTTTGAAGAAGAGTATGAAGCCCAGGTCAAGGCCTTGTTGGCAGATCCCAACCTCCATGGCAGCAACTTTTGGCACTACCTAAATAATCATCAGGAAGGCAATCCTGTTCACGCAGGTTATTTCTCCGTTGATAAGGTGAAAAAATCGGACAAGGTCAAGTTTGTGGACTACAAATCGGCAACTGAGAAGAGAAACAACCAATCCAACGATAAGGATGCTTTTGATTTGATTATGAAGGACAAGGAGCGTCTGCTGTCCTTTGATGAGCCAGTACGCTTTATCTTCTCCCACTCAGCCCTTAAAGAAGGCTGGGACAATCCTAATGTCTTCCAGATTTGTACTCTGAAAAATACGGGTACGGAGACAGAAAAACGGCAAAAGATTGGTCGTGGGATGCGTCTTGCTGTTGACCAAAAAGGGGTTCGACAGGATGAGGAACTCTTAGGAGCTGATGTTCATAACATTAACAAATTGACCGTCATTGCCAATGAAAGCTATGAAGATTTTGCTAAGAACTTGCAAAGAGAACTCAAGGAGATCTTGGCTGATCGACCAAGCAAGGTGGAAGTGGATCTTTTTGTCAATAAGGTCTTGGAAAATGAAGCAGGTCAAAAACTGACTGTCACTAAGGAAGTAGCTAAAAAGATTGTACATCAGCTTATTCAACAAAAATACATTGACGGCGAGGATAATTTAACAGCGACTTACTTTGAGCAAAAGGAAACAAGTCAGTTTGTTCTATCTGAAAATCTGGCTGGCTATGAAGTGGCTGTAAAAGATATCTTGGAGTCTATTTACGATGCCAATTGTTACCAGATTGAGCGTGAAAATGATTCGGAAGTTGTCTTTGCTAGAGAAATCAATCATGATAACTACAATCGTCAAGAGTTTAAACGTCTGTGGGAAAGCATTCATCACAAGTCCACCTATTATGTGGAGTTTGACGATGAGGAATTGATTGAAAAATCGGTCAAGGTTATCAATGAGGCTCTCTTTGTCAAAAAGCCTAGCTATATGATTACAGAGGCTGAGGCTAGGGAAATGAAGGCTGAACAAGGTTTAGATTTCAAGGTCAATAAGGACGGAAAACGTCAGGCTGAGCTAGACAAGTCTTCTATTCAACTCCGCTATGATTTACTAGGTGAAATTGCCAGTCGCACGGAGTTGAAACGGAAAACAGTTGCCAATATCCTGAAACAGATTTCACCAAGCAAGTTTGATATGTTTGCCTTTAACCCTGAGGCATTTATCCAACGAACAAGCCGCCTGATCAATGAGCAAAAGGCCAGTCAGGTGATTGAGCATATACGTTACAATATCTTGGAGGAAACCTTTGATAGCTCTGTCTTTACAGACAATCCAGAAAGCGGGAAATTGTCGGACAAACGAATACTGGAATCGCAAAAAGGAGTCTATAACTATGTGAAGGTTGATTCGGATACGGAAAAGAAATTTAAAGAAGAGTTGGATCAATTTGAAGATGTCATGGTCTATACTAAGTTGCCAAGCAGATTCAAGATTTCAACACCATTGGGTGATTACAACCCTGACTGGGCCATTGCCTTCCGAGATGGTTCGGTCAAGCATGTTTACTTTGTAGCTGAAACCAAAGGTTCAATGTCAACCTTGCAATTGAAGGGGGCAGAGTTGGCTAAGATTGAGTGTGCTAAGGCCCACTTCAAAGCCTTGAAGGAAAAAGGATTGATTGCGGACGATCGGATTTACGATGTGGTTGATTCTTATGAGAAACTCCTTGAAATTGTGAGGGGATATGATTGA